The genome window ATGTCGCACGTGATGTTGCGAAAGGTATTATTAAAGAAGAGATACCCTTACTTGGAATTTCTGGAACAACAGATGCAGCTGAATTTACCAAAGCGAAGAAACAATTCCCAGTGATTATTTTTGGACCAGGAAACGAAACCCCTCACCAAGTAAACGAAAATGTTTCAATTGACAATTATTTAGAAATGATTGATGTATACAAACGGATTGCCATTGAGTATTTATCGTGATGAAACTTTAACTTTACTTATTTCCCGCTATAAAATAAGTAATTAAACAAAAGCCTAGTATTTGTTTATAAACAGGTGCTAGACTTTTTTTCTTGCATTTTATACAGTTTAGGACTAAACTGATGATATCAAGAGGAGGGAACAAACATGGTAAAAAAAGAAGAAAGGCTAGGGGTTTTGCTTTGGTTTCGATTTAGTCGTTTTTATAATCGAAATATGAAGCTGACCAATCAGAATTTGCGAGCAGCAGGGATTTCAACGGCGCAGTTTGATTGCATTGCCCAAATTGGCTTAGACAAAGAGATTACACAGCAACAACTTGCCGAAAAATTAGTCGTAACAAAGGGAAATGTCACCCAACTCCTCGCAAAATTAGAGCAATTAGGTTATATTACGCGAACAAAAACAGGACGCGAGAAGCATATTACCCTCACAGAAAAAGGTCAAGCATGTTACCGAGAAAATGTCCCAAAACAAGAAGCTTTTCAGCAAGCTCAATTTGATAAATTAACAAGAGACGAACAAAAAGAACTACTTAAGCTATTAAAAAAATTAGGAGAGTGATTATTTATGAAATTAACGGGAATTCATCACGTATCTATTTTTACAGCGAATGCACGAGCTAACTTTGACTTTTATACAAAAATAATGGGACTACGACTAGTGAAAAAATCGGTTAACCAAGACGATCCTTATACGTACCACCTATACTATGGTGATGAAATTGGCTCGCCGGGGACAGCGCTAACTTTCTTTGAAGTTCCGAATATGGCTAAAAACCACCCATCACGCAATGCGATTTCCGGACTCAGCTTACGTGTGCCAAGCGATGAAGCCTTGCACTACTGGGATAAAAGACTCGATGAACATCGCATTTTTCACAGCAAACCAATTGACCAATTCGGGCGCAAAATTATTCGTTTAAAAGACACAGATGGCTTGCCTGTCAATTTGATTTCTGATGAAACAAGCACACAAGTAACCGAGGTGACCCCTTGGGAAGATAGCCCGGTTCCAGCAGAATACGCGATTCGCGGACTTGGTCCAGTGCGCTTTTCCGTTTTCAAAAAAGAAAAAACAGACCGCCTTTTGACGAAAATATTAGGCTTCGAACGGATTGGCGCCTATGAAGATGATGATAAATTAGTTACAGTATTCAAAACTGGCAACGTTGGGCTTGGCGGCGAAGTGCACGTGGAGTCGCGACCTGATTTAGAACAAGGAAATCTAGGCGCTGGCGGAATTCATCATGTGGCGTTTCGTGTACCGACAGATGGCGACTTAATTGGCTGGACAGAAATGATACAAGACCTTGGCTACAAAAATTCAGGTTATGTGGATCGGTTTTATTTCCATTCTCTTTACTTCCGTGAAAGTAATGGTATTTTAATCGAACTCGCAACCGACGAACCAGGTTTCCAAACAGATTTCACGAAAGAGCATGGAACCTATGTAGATTTACCGCCACACTTAGAAGAACGTCGCGAAGATATTTTGGCACATTTAAAACCGCTGGATACAGACAAATAAACAAGAAAACCTTGAAAATATGCCCATTCATGATACAATTTTAGAAGAATGTGTAATTAGGAGGCAGGATTTTGGCAGAAGGTTTACGTACAATTTATTTTGTAAGACATGGTAAGACGGAATGGAATATGACTGGACAAATGCAAGGATGGGGCGATTCTCCGCTAGTTGCAGAAGGTATTGACGGGGCAAAAGCAGTTGGCGAAGTATTAAAAGACATGCAGATTGATGCCGTTTATACGAGTACTAGTAAACGCACGCAAGATACCGCGGCTTATATTCTCGGTGACCGCGAAATCGAAATTCGACCTCTGGAAGAACTAAAAGAAATGGGTTTTGGAACATGGGAAGGCATTAGAGTAACGGAAATTGACGAAAAACACCCAGAAGAACGCGCAAAAATTCTCCATAGTCCAGAAACCTACAAAGCAGAAGTAAATGGTGGCGAAACCTATTATGAGCTTGCAGAACGACTACTAGAAGGCGTCGAAAAAATTATTGCAGACAATCCAAATGGTAATATTCTCGTCGTTTCTCACGGCATGTCGCTCACGTTATTATTATACTTGCTGCAAGGCGGAACTATTGAAGATCACCGCAAAGAAGCACCAAGAATTTTGAACACAAGTATTAGCATCGTAGAATACCAAAACGGCGAATTTTCTCTTAAAAAAATCAATGAAATCGGTCATTTAGACTTAAAATAAGTAGAATCTTGGGCATATCTCATTGAAGGTGTGTCCTAGATTTATACATAAGAGAGAGCTAGAAAAAGGGAGAAAACATACATATGAAAAGAATTGTCAAAATTTTTCTACATTATTTATTAGGAATTTTAGGAATTATTTTAATCAGCTGTGTTCCCGCTATATTTAGCAAAGTGACTTCATGGTCATCAAGCACGTACTGGGAGGCGCTTAAGTCAATTTTTACAGCGATTTTCCACCCAACCAAATGGGAAATTAGTTACCAAGGAAGCGCAGAAGTTTTTCATGTGTCGTTGGCAGATTTTATCACCGGACCATATTTCTACTCCATGAAAATTATCGTAGCGAGCTTGGTAATTTCAGCGCTCATTGCCTATTTGCTAGTAATTGCGACATTTCGCGGGCCAAAATGGTTGCGCCGAGGCTTAAGCGGATTCCTATCGATACTTCAAGCGTTTCCAGATTTTTCCTTTATTTTCCTTATTCAAATGGCCGTCGTCTACATATATCAACAAACCGGCGTGTTCACCTTGAACTTCTACAGCTTAAACGGCGAGCAAATTTATGCAGCACCAATCGTCTGCTTGTCCATCATACCAACTGTGCTCTTTTACAAAATGATGATGCTCCTTATGGAAAATGAATGGCAAGCTGACTACATCCAACTGGCTCGCGGGAAAGGCTTAACCGATAGAGCGATACTACTTCGCCACGCCACACCCAATATGATGCAAAGCTTGTTTTACCAATCCAAAACCATCGTTTGGTTTATTTTAAGCGCCTACCTGGTTGTAGAATTTTTATTCGGTATCGAAGGCGTGCTCTACTACTTACTAGCGGGATTTAGCCCATTAAATATTTTCCTAGTATTAGCACTCGTGTTCACCCCATTTTACTTCTTTTACACACTAATAGACCTTTGGATTAGCCGCGGAAAAAATACCGAGAGCGCAAATGTGACCCGAATACCGCTGCACTGGAATAGTTTCCAAAAAACCTTTACGGAAAAAGTAAACCTTAAAAGCAAATGGCGAAACATTGTAGTAACGACCGGGCAGCTCCTAAAACGACCATCTTTCAGCATTCCGCTGGTCACACTTAGCATCTTACTAATCGCAAGCCTTATTTACGGGCTTATGGGAGACAAAATCAACTCGCTTAAATTTATCAGTGATGCGACCGGACGAGTAACCGCTATGGCGCCCTTCAAACCAAATGCACAAGTATGGCTAGGCACCGACCAAGCCGGAAACTCCATTCTCGACCAATTACTAGTTGGAATCAAATACACACTACTTATAGCTGTCGTCATCGCAACGCTACGTGTCGTGATTGGTTACCTTTTGGCAGTACCGCTCGCGTTTTTCAGCAAACCGCGCACACGCAATTTCGTCCAAAGCATAGCGGACGGAATGCATTATCTGCCACTGTCATTACTTGTCTTTATTATCATGGTCAACGAATTCATCAGCTATTCTGGCGTTTTCGAAACAAACCTATTTACACGCATAACCTTCCAAATTTTAATCATGGTTGTTATCGTTTTACCAATTACAACCAACCGAATCAGCAGCGAAATTTCCCAAGTATTGAAAAAAGAATTCGTCCTGAGCGCGCTCGTGTTTGGCGGAAATGCTCGCTGGATTTTAACCAAACATATCAACCCACAAATCTGGTCGAAATTAATTTTGATTTGGATTGAACAGCTCATTCAAACCTTGCAGATGTTCGTGCATTTAGCTATCTTT of Listeria monocytogenes contains these proteins:
- a CDS encoding ring-cleaving dioxygenase; the encoded protein is MKLTGIHHVSIFTANARANFDFYTKIMGLRLVKKSVNQDDPYTYHLYYGDEIGSPGTALTFFEVPNMAKNHPSRNAISGLSLRVPSDEALHYWDKRLDEHRIFHSKPIDQFGRKIIRLKDTDGLPVNLISDETSTQVTEVTPWEDSPVPAEYAIRGLGPVRFSVFKKEKTDRLLTKILGFERIGAYEDDDKLVTVFKTGNVGLGGEVHVESRPDLEQGNLGAGGIHHVAFRVPTDGDLIGWTEMIQDLGYKNSGYVDRFYFHSLYFRESNGILIELATDEPGFQTDFTKEHGTYVDLPPHLEERREDILAHLKPLDTDK
- a CDS encoding MarR family winged helix-turn-helix transcriptional regulator, with amino-acid sequence MVKKEERLGVLLWFRFSRFYNRNMKLTNQNLRAAGISTAQFDCIAQIGLDKEITQQQLAEKLVVTKGNVTQLLAKLEQLGYITRTKTGREKHITLTEKGQACYRENVPKQEAFQQAQFDKLTRDEQKELLKLLKKLGE
- a CDS encoding ABC transporter permease subunit → MKRIVKIFLHYLLGILGIILISCVPAIFSKVTSWSSSTYWEALKSIFTAIFHPTKWEISYQGSAEVFHVSLADFITGPYFYSMKIIVASLVISALIAYLLVIATFRGPKWLRRGLSGFLSILQAFPDFSFIFLIQMAVVYIYQQTGVFTLNFYSLNGEQIYAAPIVCLSIIPTVLFYKMMMLLMENEWQADYIQLARGKGLTDRAILLRHATPNMMQSLFYQSKTIVWFILSAYLVVEFLFGIEGVLYYLLAGFSPLNIFLVLALVFTPFYFFYTLIDLWISRGKNTESANVTRIPLHWNSFQKTFTEKVNLKSKWRNIVVTTGQLLKRPSFSIPLVTLSILLIASLIYGLMGDKINSLKFISDATGRVTAMAPFKPNAQVWLGTDQAGNSILDQLLVGIKYTLLIAVVIATLRVVIGYLLAVPLAFFSKPRTRNFVQSIADGMHYLPLSLLVFIIMVNEFISYSGVFETNLFTRITFQILIMVVIVLPITTNRISSEISQVLKKEFVLSALVFGGNARWILTKHINPQIWSKLILIWIEQLIQTLQMFVHLAIFGIFIGGAIMGADDGMLNPVIPELSGLIANAKFVFANHQFWIILPPLVVFMILILCFQMMANSLLKREEDSKKA
- a CDS encoding histidine phosphatase family protein — protein: MAEGLRTIYFVRHGKTEWNMTGQMQGWGDSPLVAEGIDGAKAVGEVLKDMQIDAVYTSTSKRTQDTAAYILGDREIEIRPLEELKEMGFGTWEGIRVTEIDEKHPEERAKILHSPETYKAEVNGGETYYELAERLLEGVEKIIADNPNGNILVVSHGMSLTLLLYLLQGGTIEDHRKEAPRILNTSISIVEYQNGEFSLKKINEIGHLDLK